From a single Salmo salar chromosome ssa22, Ssal_v3.1, whole genome shotgun sequence genomic region:
- the tspan2a gene encoding tetraspanin-2a, which produces MSKVQGGMKCVKYLLFVFNFIFWLCGSLVLAVGLWLMFDPKTDQLLNGEGAPETFFIAVYILIGAGGVMMLVGFFGCCGAVKESQCLLASFFACLLVIFGAEVAAGVFGFMSKDKIIEDVQQFYSESISESSENSNGTAVAEIYQNILNCCGVPMPSPLCPDADEDTKDCLNAIMDFFNEKLYIIGYVGIGVAGVMVIGMIFSMVLCCAIRNNREVI; this is translated from the exons ATGAGTAAAGTGCAAGGTGGGATGAAATGCGTGAAATATCTTCTTTTTGTTTTCAACTTCATATTCTGG CTGTGTGGCTCGTTGGtgttggcagtggggttatggctGATGTTTGACCCAAAGACAGACCAGCTCCTGAATGGAGAGGGAGCCCCCGAGACCTTCTTCATAG CCGTGTACATCCTGATTGGTGCAGGCGGGGTCATGATGCTGGTGGGATTCTTCGGTTGCTGTGGAGCTGTGAAGGAGTCACAGTGTCTCCTTGCGTCG TTCTTTGCCTGCCTTCTTGTAATCTTTGGTGCAGAGGTTGCTGCAGGTGTGTTTGGATTCATGAGCAAAGACAAG ATCATCGAAGACGTTCAACAATTCTATAGTGAATCTATTTCAGAGAGTTCTGAAAATTCCAACGGGACTGCTGTAGCTGAAATTTACCAGAACATT CTGAATTGCTGTGGTGTCCCCATGCCTTCGCCTTTGTGTCCTGATGCTGATGAAGACACAAAG GACTGTCTGAATGCAATAATGGACTTTTTCAATGAAAAGCTCTACATTATCGGATATGTGGGGATTGGTGTAGCAGGAGTAATG GTCATTGGTATGATCTTCAGTATGGTCCTCTGCTGTGCAATTCGGAACAACAGGGAGGTGATATAG